The Thermoplasmata archaeon genome contains a region encoding:
- the ftsZ gene encoding cell division protein FtsZ — protein MKSLLNEALARHQEAQEQEEKEKAAAAAKPEAAKTADDADIEKIVESINVSIKIVGCGGGGSNTIDRCSEAGITGAQLCAINTDAKHLLSVHAPKKILIGKRLTKGLGAGALPEVGEQAAHENEEEIRTFIRGAHVVFITAGMGGGTGTGAAQYVAHVAKEEGSLTMGVVTMPFKSEGRIRMENAEAGLDKLRKFCDTTIVIYNDKLLELVPRLPINAAFKVADEILMQSIKGMTEIITKPGLVNLDYADLMTIMKGGGVAMIGIGESDEERDRVEYAINEALESPLLGEVDLTHARGVLVRVVGGPDLTVSEAEKAAEIVGQKVNPQARIIWGCSVEPDLANTVQVLLVITGVKSKSLLGKEVNTGAVRLGTSSDVDEVR, from the coding sequence ATGAAGTCGCTTCTGAACGAAGCCCTCGCTCGGCACCAAGAGGCACAGGAACAGGAAGAGAAGGAGAAGGCCGCGGCCGCCGCGAAGCCGGAGGCCGCGAAGACCGCGGACGACGCGGATATCGAGAAGATCGTGGAGTCGATCAACGTCTCGATCAAGATCGTGGGCTGCGGCGGTGGCGGCTCGAACACGATCGACCGCTGCAGCGAGGCCGGGATCACCGGTGCGCAGCTCTGCGCGATCAACACGGACGCGAAGCACCTCCTCTCCGTCCATGCGCCGAAGAAGATTCTCATCGGGAAGCGCCTCACGAAGGGCCTCGGTGCCGGTGCCCTACCCGAGGTCGGCGAGCAGGCCGCCCACGAGAACGAGGAGGAGATCCGGACCTTCATCCGCGGCGCGCACGTCGTGTTCATCACCGCAGGCATGGGCGGCGGAACCGGGACCGGCGCGGCGCAGTACGTGGCCCATGTCGCCAAGGAAGAGGGTTCGCTCACCATGGGCGTCGTCACGATGCCCTTCAAGTCCGAGGGCCGAATCCGCATGGAGAACGCGGAGGCGGGCCTGGACAAGCTCCGCAAGTTCTGCGACACGACGATCGTGATCTACAACGACAAGCTCCTGGAACTCGTCCCGCGGCTCCCAATCAACGCCGCGTTCAAGGTGGCCGACGAGATTCTCATGCAGTCCATCAAGGGCATGACGGAGATCATCACGAAGCCCGGGCTCGTGAACCTGGACTACGCCGACCTCATGACGATCATGAAGGGCGGCGGCGTCGCGATGATCGGCATCGGCGAGAGCGACGAGGAGCGGGACCGCGTGGAGTACGCGATCAACGAGGCCCTCGAGTCCCCGCTGCTCGGCGAGGTGGACCTGACGCACGCTCGCGGCGTGCTCGTCCGCGTGGTGGGTGGCCCGGACCTGACCGTCTCCGAAGCGGAGAAGGCCGCGGAGATCGTCGGGCAGAAGGTGAACCCGCAGGCCCGGATCATCTGGGGCTGCTCCGTGGAGCCCGATCTGGCGAATACGGTCCAGGTGCTCCTCGTGATCACGGGAGTCAAGTCCAAGTCTCTGCTCGGCAAGGAAGTGAACACCGGGGCCGTCCGCCTCGGCACCTCTTCCGACGTCGATGAGGTACGCTGA
- the psmA gene encoding archaeal proteasome endopeptidase complex subunit alpha yields MQPGQMAYDRAITVFSPDGRLFQVEYARVAVTRGNTTAGLKFKNGIVLMADKKIGSRLVETSSIEKIFQIDEHIGAATSGLVADARVLIDYARLAAQINKVTYSEKIGVDLLVKKICDYKQNYTQYGGVRPFGTALLVAGVDDMGTHLFETDPSGALVSYKAGSIGAGRNAVMELFEEKYKEGMAQDEAILLGLEALQKASEGEKLDGKTIEVGLVAEGQKFRRLSEQEVAAYLAKLPAAA; encoded by the coding sequence ATGCAACCGGGCCAGATGGCATACGACAGGGCGATTACGGTCTTCAGCCCCGACGGGCGGCTCTTCCAGGTCGAGTACGCCCGCGTGGCGGTCACGCGAGGCAACACGACGGCGGGACTGAAGTTCAAGAACGGGATCGTCCTCATGGCCGACAAGAAGATCGGCTCCCGGTTGGTCGAGACCTCGTCCATCGAGAAGATCTTCCAGATCGACGAGCACATCGGTGCGGCGACCTCGGGGCTCGTGGCCGACGCCCGCGTCTTGATCGACTACGCCCGGCTGGCAGCCCAGATCAACAAGGTCACCTACAGCGAGAAGATCGGCGTGGACCTCCTCGTCAAGAAGATCTGCGACTACAAGCAGAACTACACGCAGTACGGCGGTGTCCGGCCCTTCGGGACCGCGCTCCTGGTGGCCGGGGTGGATGACATGGGAACGCACCTGTTCGAGACGGACCCCAGCGGGGCGCTCGTGTCCTACAAGGCGGGGTCCATCGGTGCGGGCCGCAACGCCGTCATGGAGCTCTTCGAGGAGAAGTACAAGGAAGGCATGGCGCAGGACGAGGCGATCCTCTTGGGCCTCGAGGCCCTTCAGAAGGCGTCCGAGGGGGAAAAGCTCGACGGTAAGACGATCGAGGTCGGGCTAGTCGCCGAGGGCCAGAAGTTCCGCCGGCTGAGTGAGCAGGAAGTCGCCGCGTACCTCGCCAAGTTGCCGGCCGCCGCCTAG
- a CDS encoding Rpp14/Pop5 family protein, whose amino-acid sequence MSTHRPRYRYIAFRVEGDRPFRRDEVLDALHALRDPLWLVGFQDPKGLVRCTHLRKDATIEALKTMATIAGIPVRVTTLGTSGTIRRATEKYLS is encoded by the coding sequence GTGAGCACCCATCGCCCGAGGTACCGATACATCGCGTTCCGGGTCGAAGGGGATCGCCCCTTCCGCCGCGACGAGGTGCTCGACGCCTTGCACGCGCTGAGGGATCCCTTGTGGCTCGTGGGGTTCCAGGACCCGAAGGGCCTCGTGCGGTGCACCCACCTGCGGAAGGACGCCACGATCGAGGCGCTCAAGACGATGGCCACCATCGCGGGCATTCCCGTGCGGGTCACCACGCTGGGCACCTCGGGGACCATTCGGCGTGCGACGGAGAAGTATCTCTCCTGA